The DNA sequence GTGTATAAAGGGTGGCGCCGGTTGTAAAACTTTTGAGGTGGGAGCATGAGAACGCTCGACCTGACCGAGAAGGACCCTTCTAAGAGGATCACCATCTATTTTGAGGGAGAGGAATACGAAGCCTATGAAGGCGAGAAGTTCCCCGTCGCAATGCTCGCTAACGGTGTTTACTGGCTCACAATCAGTACAGAGGGAAGACACAGGGGCGCCTTCACCTTCGGCCCGGTCCCCCTAACCGTTAACGGCGTTAAAAACATCAACGGGAGAAAGCTAAGGGTCAGAGACGGTATGAGAATAAAGAGACAGTCCTACGATGAGTTCCAGGAACAGGTGAACGTGGATAGGGACAAGCCGGTCCTCCGTTATGTCGTGGACGTTGCCGTTATAGGCGCCGGTCCCGCGGGTCTTGGAGCCGTTGAGGAGATCGGGGGAAAACTCACCGTTGCACTCATCGAGGAGAGGGGCTGGCTTGGTGGGGACATGTGGCTCAAGGGCGTTGAACAGGAGGACTTTGGGGATCCAAGGGGAGCCATTGAAAAGTTAACCAATTTTCCGGAGAACGTTCGCGTCTTCCTCAGTACAGCCGCCCTGGGAGTTTTTGACAGGGGAGAGTATCTCCTAGTCCCAGCCGTGAGGAAAGACCAGCTCATCGAGGTGATGGCCAAACGCATCGTCATCGCCACTGGGGCCGTCGACTCGATAATGCTCTTCGAAAACAACGACTATCCGGGTGTATTCAGAAGGAGCGATGCCCTGGAGGTCATCAATGTCTGGGGAGTCGCTCCGGGAAGAAGGGTCGCCGTCGTTGGGGCGTTCCCTGAGGAAGTACTCCCCGAACTGGAACGCTGGGGCATAGAGTATGTTGTCGTGCCAAATCCCAGACGCGTCGAAGGTGTGGGTAGGGTTGAACGCCTCATCGACGGGAACGGCAACGTCTACGAGGTCGACGCCGTGATAATGGCCGACGGAAGAATCCCGGACATAAACCCAGTCACACAGGCCGGTGGAAAACTCAGGTTCAAGCGCGGTTATTACACCCCGGTTCTCGATGACCGACACAGGATAAGGGAAGGGATATACGTCGCGGGGAGTGCGGTGAGTGTAAAGCCCCACCACGCGAACTACCTAGAAGGGAAGCTCGTCGGGGCTAACGTCCTCAAGGAGTTCGGCTTTGAGGCCGAGCCCTGCACCTATAGGGAGAGACTGAGGGAGTACGAGCCCGTGGGCAGACAGATACCCAGGTTCCCGCTCGACGAGTTCAGGGGGGAGGACGTGCAGATATGCGGCTGCGGAGTCACCCTCAAAAAGGTTGACGACGTGGTGAAGAGCGGCATAACAGACCTGCAGATAATTAAACGCCTCACCCACCTGGCCATGGGATTCTGCCAGGGCCGTTTCTGCCTCTTCAACGGTGCCCTCCTAGCCTCACAGAGGAATGGAACGCCAATGGGAGAGCTCGACATGCCCGTCGCAAGGCCTCCCATAAAGAACGTCAGGATGAAGGTCCCCGCGGGGAGGGATTAAAGATGCCGACTAGGAGTTTACCCGAAAGGAGCGAGATAACCATCGTAGGCGGTGGGATAGTAGGGGTTACAATCGCCCACGAGTTAGCGAAGCGAGGCGAAGACGTCACGGTTATCGAGAAGCGCTTCATAGGTTCGGGCTCGACCTTCCGCTGTGGAACGGGAATAAGGCAGCAGTTCAACGATGAGGCAAACGTACGGACTATGAAGCGCTCCGTCGAACTGTGGAGGAAATACAGCGAGGAGTACGGCTTCTCCTTCGAGCAGACTGGCTACCTCTTCCTGCTCTACGACGACGATGAAGTAGAGGAGTTCAAGCGCAACATAGCCATCCAGAACCGCTTTGGCGTCCCCACGAGACTGATAACATCTGAGGAGGCCAAGGAGATAGTGCCGCTCATCGACATAAGCGAGGTTATCGCCGCTTCCTGGAACCCCACCGACGGAAAGGCAGATCCGTTCTACGCCACCGCCGCCTTTGCCCTTAACGCCGAGCGCTTCGGTGCCAAACTCGTCGAGTACACGGAGGTCAAGGACTTCATAGTTGAAAACGGCAAGATTAAAGGCCTGAAGACGAACTGGGGGGTTATTAGGACCGGCACCGTCATCAACGCCACCAACGCGTGGGCCAAGCTCATCAACGCGATGGCCGGGATAGGCGTTAAAATCCCGATTGAGCCGTACAAGCACCAGGCGGTAATCACCCAGCCGATAAAGAGGGGCTCTATAAAGCCGATGGTCATCTCCTTCAAGTACGGGCACGCATACCTAACCCAGACCGCCCACGGCGGCATCGTTGGAGGCGTTGGTTATGAACTCGGCCCGACCTACGACCTCAGCCCGACCTACGAATTTATGCGCGAGGTGAGCTACTACTTCACCAAGATAGTTCCAGCTTTGCGTGAGCTCCTCATACTGAGGACGTGGGCAGGCTACTACGCCAAAACCCCAGACAGCAACCCCACCATCGGAAAAATCGAGGAGCTGGACGACTACTACATCGCGGCTGGATTTTCAGGCCACGGCTTCATGATGGCGCCGGCGGTTGCAGAGATGATGGCCGAACTCGTGACGAAGGGAAGAACGGACCTTCCAGTGAACTGGTACGACCCATACCGCTTCGAGCGTGGAGAACTGCGCGGACAGGCACTCCAGATGGGGTGAAAGCGAAGTGTTAATGGACATTTTCCTGTTTTTCGTTTTCAACCAAAGGTGAACAACGTTTTTATGAAAAAATCCTCATAAACCTCCCCCTCTAGGTTACACTGGTGAAAGGAGATGCGCCTCACTGAACATCCAGTTCTCAGATTTCATCGCGGCAGGAAGGTTAAAATATACTTCGAAGGTCAGCCAGTAGAGGCCTACGATGGTGAAACAATAGCAATGGCACTTCACGCAGCTGGAATCCGCGTCCTAAGC is a window from the Thermococcus sp. genome containing:
- a CDS encoding FAD-dependent oxidoreductase is translated as MRTLDLTEKDPSKRITIYFEGEEYEAYEGEKFPVAMLANGVYWLTISTEGRHRGAFTFGPVPLTVNGVKNINGRKLRVRDGMRIKRQSYDEFQEQVNVDRDKPVLRYVVDVAVIGAGPAGLGAVEEIGGKLTVALIEERGWLGGDMWLKGVEQEDFGDPRGAIEKLTNFPENVRVFLSTAALGVFDRGEYLLVPAVRKDQLIEVMAKRIVIATGAVDSIMLFENNDYPGVFRRSDALEVINVWGVAPGRRVAVVGAFPEEVLPELERWGIEYVVVPNPRRVEGVGRVERLIDGNGNVYEVDAVIMADGRIPDINPVTQAGGKLRFKRGYYTPVLDDRHRIREGIYVAGSAVSVKPHHANYLEGKLVGANVLKEFGFEAEPCTYRERLREYEPVGRQIPRFPLDEFRGEDVQICGCGVTLKKVDDVVKSGITDLQIIKRLTHLAMGFCQGRFCLFNGALLASQRNGTPMGELDMPVARPPIKNVRMKVPAGRD
- a CDS encoding FAD-binding oxidoreductase, with the translated sequence MPTRSLPERSEITIVGGGIVGVTIAHELAKRGEDVTVIEKRFIGSGSTFRCGTGIRQQFNDEANVRTMKRSVELWRKYSEEYGFSFEQTGYLFLLYDDDEVEEFKRNIAIQNRFGVPTRLITSEEAKEIVPLIDISEVIAASWNPTDGKADPFYATAAFALNAERFGAKLVEYTEVKDFIVENGKIKGLKTNWGVIRTGTVINATNAWAKLINAMAGIGVKIPIEPYKHQAVITQPIKRGSIKPMVISFKYGHAYLTQTAHGGIVGGVGYELGPTYDLSPTYEFMREVSYYFTKIVPALRELLILRTWAGYYAKTPDSNPTIGKIEELDDYYIAAGFSGHGFMMAPAVAEMMAELVTKGRTDLPVNWYDPYRFERGELRGQALQMG